Proteins from a single region of Apium graveolens cultivar Ventura chromosome 7, ASM990537v1, whole genome shotgun sequence:
- the LOC141672017 gene encoding uncharacterized protein LOC141672017 isoform X2 — MAYQPIRGAGSGLQFLNNPFGDTTYTKVFVGGLAWETKSETLHSHFDKFGEILEAVVISDKHTGRSKGYGFVTFSDPEAAKRACVDPNPIIDGRKANCNLASLGRPQPSLPYVRLRPALPYFGSPRLNAGSPSYQQPVPYSYQPGFPYSPYGYSAYGPEYMYPQGFYSSYMGHPQPQMYNVPGAAGPSTFPYGQLGQPGTLGYRPMQGFVMPGGPGPHLMQYGRPNVSGAMSETIPTVQAPYFTGMSPSLGQVRSINTVNLPQVPRNSGSD, encoded by the exons ATGGCGTATCAACCAATTCGTGGAGCCGGGTCGGGCTTGCAGTTCTTAAACAACCCATTTGGGGACACCACTTACACTAAAGTGTTCGTGGGAGGTTTAGCCTGGGAAACAAAGAGTGAAACACTTCATAGCCATTTCGACAAGTTCGGGGAGATTCTTGAAGCTGTTGTCATCTCCGATAAGCATACCGGACGATCAAAAGGCTACGGATTT GTGACATTTAGTGATCCTGAGGCTGCAAAGAGGGCTTGTGTTGATCCAAATCCAATCATAGATGGTAGAAAGGCAAATTGTAATTTGGCTTCACTTGGACGGCCTCAGCCATCGCTTCCTTATG TGCGTCTGAGACCAGCTTTGCCCTATTTTGGGAGTCCTCGACTTAACGCTGGAAGTCCTAGTTATCAACAACCAGTTCCGTACAGTTACCAGCCTGGATTTCCATATTCCCCGTATGG GTACTCGGCATATGGACCTGAATACATGTACCCCCAG GGTTTCTATAGCTCTTATATGGGCCATCCTCAGCCACAGATGTATAATGTACCGGGTGCAGCTGGTCCAAGTACCTTTCCATACGGCCAATTGGGTCAGCCCGGAACCCTCGGGTACAGGCCTATGCAGGGTTTCGTGATGCCAGGTGGCCCAGGTCCACATCTGATGCAATATGGCAGACCTAATGTCAGCGGTGCAATGTCTGAAACTATTCCGACAGTTCAAGCACCATATTTTACTG GTATGTCCCCTTCTTTGGGACAGGTGCGGAGTATAAATACTGTTAATCTTCCTCAAGTCCCTCGAAATAGTGGATCTGACTAA
- the LOC141672017 gene encoding uncharacterized protein LOC141672017 isoform X1: MAYQPIRGAGSGLQFLNNPFGDTTYTKVFVGGLAWETKSETLHSHFDKFGEILEAVVISDKHTGRSKGYGFVTFSDPEAAKRACVDPNPIIDGRKANCNLASLGRPQPSLPYVRLRPALPYFGSPRLNAGSPSYQQPVPYSYQPGFPYSPYGYSAYGPEYMYPQGFYSSYMGHPQPQMYNVPGAAGPSTFPYGQLGQPGTLGYRPMQGFVMPGGPGPHLMQYGRPNVSGAMSETIPTVQAPYFTGTRNLLYEKCDIPKKEQKELLSGMSPSLGQVRSINTVNLPQVPRNSGSD, translated from the exons ATGGCGTATCAACCAATTCGTGGAGCCGGGTCGGGCTTGCAGTTCTTAAACAACCCATTTGGGGACACCACTTACACTAAAGTGTTCGTGGGAGGTTTAGCCTGGGAAACAAAGAGTGAAACACTTCATAGCCATTTCGACAAGTTCGGGGAGATTCTTGAAGCTGTTGTCATCTCCGATAAGCATACCGGACGATCAAAAGGCTACGGATTT GTGACATTTAGTGATCCTGAGGCTGCAAAGAGGGCTTGTGTTGATCCAAATCCAATCATAGATGGTAGAAAGGCAAATTGTAATTTGGCTTCACTTGGACGGCCTCAGCCATCGCTTCCTTATG TGCGTCTGAGACCAGCTTTGCCCTATTTTGGGAGTCCTCGACTTAACGCTGGAAGTCCTAGTTATCAACAACCAGTTCCGTACAGTTACCAGCCTGGATTTCCATATTCCCCGTATGG GTACTCGGCATATGGACCTGAATACATGTACCCCCAG GGTTTCTATAGCTCTTATATGGGCCATCCTCAGCCACAGATGTATAATGTACCGGGTGCAGCTGGTCCAAGTACCTTTCCATACGGCCAATTGGGTCAGCCCGGAACCCTCGGGTACAGGCCTATGCAGGGTTTCGTGATGCCAGGTGGCCCAGGTCCACATCTGATGCAATATGGCAGACCTAATGTCAGCGGTGCAATGTCTGAAACTATTCCGACAGTTCAAGCACCATATTTTACTG GTACCAGAAATTTATTATATGAAAAATGTGACATTCCGAAGAAGGAACAAAAAGAATTATTATCAG GTATGTCCCCTTCTTTGGGACAGGTGCGGAGTATAAATACTGTTAATCTTCCTCAAGTCCCTCGAAATAGTGGATCTGACTAA